Proteins from a single region of Streptomyces glaucescens:
- a CDS encoding carbohydrate ABC transporter permease, whose protein sequence is MAQAAAVAKPPAPPRRRRASATPRRLPYLLIAPAALLMLGFIAYPVISVFYYSLQDYNPTKPWRNGFAGFDNFVHAFTEDPVFWDTLVFSAKWVVVEVGLQLLFGLALALIVNQTFAGRALGRALVFSPWAVSGVLTSAIWVLLYNSQTGITRYLADVGIGSYGTSWLSDTGTVFPAAIVADLWRGVPFFAILILADLQSVSKDLYEAAEVDGAGRIKQFWHITLPHLKDAIVLSTLLRAVWEFNNVDLLYTLTGGGPAGETTTLPLYIANTSVDAHDFGYASALTTVAFVILLFCSIVYLRLSKFGGESK, encoded by the coding sequence ATGGCCCAAGCCGCAGCCGTGGCGAAACCGCCCGCGCCACCCCGGCGGCGCCGTGCCTCCGCCACGCCCCGCAGGCTCCCGTACCTGCTGATCGCGCCGGCGGCCCTGCTGATGCTGGGCTTCATCGCCTACCCCGTGATCAGCGTCTTCTACTACAGCCTGCAGGACTACAACCCCACCAAGCCGTGGCGGAACGGTTTCGCGGGCTTCGACAACTTCGTCCACGCCTTCACCGAGGACCCGGTCTTCTGGGACACCCTCGTCTTCAGCGCCAAGTGGGTCGTCGTCGAGGTCGGACTCCAGCTGCTGTTCGGCCTGGCCCTGGCCCTGATCGTCAACCAGACCTTCGCCGGCCGGGCCCTCGGACGCGCCCTGGTCTTCTCCCCGTGGGCCGTCTCCGGTGTCCTCACCTCCGCGATCTGGGTGCTGCTGTACAACTCCCAGACCGGCATCACCCGCTACCTCGCCGACGTGGGCATCGGCTCCTACGGCACCAGCTGGCTGTCGGACACCGGGACCGTGTTCCCGGCGGCGATCGTCGCCGACCTGTGGCGCGGCGTGCCCTTCTTCGCGATCCTCATCCTCGCCGACCTCCAGTCCGTCTCCAAGGACCTCTACGAGGCCGCCGAGGTCGACGGCGCCGGCCGCATCAAGCAGTTCTGGCACATCACCCTGCCCCACCTGAAGGACGCCATCGTCCTGTCCACGCTGCTGCGCGCGGTGTGGGAGTTCAACAACGTCGACCTGCTGTACACCCTGACCGGCGGCGGTCCGGCGGGCGAGACCACCACCTTGCCGCTGTACATCGCCAACACCAGCGTCGACGCGCACGACTTCGGCTACGCGTCGGCCCTGACCACGGTCGCGTTCGTGATCCTGCTCTTCTGCTCGATCGTCTACCTGCGGCTGAGCAAGTTCGGAGGCGAGTCCAAGTGA
- the araD gene encoding L-arabinonate dehydratase, which translates to MTRRPEELRSHQWYGTDGLRSFSHRARTRQLGYLPEEHLGKPVVAILNTWSDINPCHVHLRDRAQAVKRGVWQAGGFPLEFPVSTLSETFQKPTPMLYRNMLAMETEELLRSYPVDGAVLMGGCDKSTPALLMGAASVDLPTVFVPAGPMLPGHWRNEVLGSGTDMWKYWDDKRAGLIGDCEMHELESGLARSPGHCMTMGTASTLTAAAEALGVTVPGASSIPAVDSGHDRMAARAGMTIVGLVHRDRKLSDILTAEAFEDAVTTVLGLGGSTNAVIHLIAMAGRAGVRLTLDDFDRIARTVPVLANVRPGGRTYLMEDFHFAGGLPGFLSRIPDLLHLDRPTVSYDTMREQLAGARVHNDDVIRPRDNPVAREGGVAVLRGNLCPDGAVIKHISAEPHLLKHTGPAVVFDDYRTMQRTINDPALDITADSVLVLRNAGPKGGPGMPEYGMLPIPDHLLKQGVRDMVRISDARMSGTSYGACVLHVAPESYIGGPLALVRTGDLITLDVEARTLHLDVDDAELDRRRAEWTPPPTRYERGYGALYNEQITQADTGCDFEFLARPGKVADPYAG; encoded by the coding sequence ATGACCCGCCGTCCGGAAGAGCTGCGCAGCCACCAGTGGTACGGCACCGACGGGCTGCGCTCCTTCAGCCACCGCGCCCGTACCCGCCAGCTCGGCTACCTGCCCGAGGAGCACCTGGGCAAGCCGGTCGTCGCGATCCTCAACACCTGGTCCGACATCAACCCCTGCCACGTCCACCTGCGCGACCGCGCCCAGGCGGTCAAGCGCGGGGTGTGGCAGGCGGGCGGCTTCCCGCTGGAGTTCCCGGTCTCCACCCTCAGCGAGACCTTCCAGAAGCCGACCCCCATGCTCTACCGGAACATGCTCGCCATGGAGACCGAGGAGCTGCTGCGCTCCTACCCGGTCGACGGCGCGGTGCTGATGGGCGGCTGCGACAAGTCGACGCCCGCCCTGCTCATGGGCGCCGCCAGCGTGGACCTGCCCACCGTCTTCGTGCCCGCCGGCCCCATGCTGCCCGGCCACTGGCGCAACGAGGTCCTCGGCTCCGGCACCGACATGTGGAAGTACTGGGACGACAAGCGCGCCGGCCTCATCGGCGACTGCGAGATGCACGAGCTGGAGAGCGGCCTCGCCCGCTCGCCCGGCCACTGCATGACCATGGGCACCGCGTCCACGCTGACCGCCGCCGCCGAGGCCCTCGGCGTCACCGTGCCGGGCGCCTCCAGCATCCCGGCCGTCGACTCCGGGCACGACCGGATGGCCGCCCGGGCGGGCATGACCATCGTCGGACTGGTCCACCGGGACCGGAAGCTGAGCGACATCCTCACGGCCGAGGCCTTCGAGGACGCCGTCACCACCGTCCTCGGGCTCGGCGGCTCCACCAACGCCGTCATCCACCTGATCGCCATGGCGGGGCGCGCGGGCGTCAGGCTCACCCTCGACGACTTCGACCGTATCGCCCGCACGGTCCCGGTCCTCGCCAACGTGCGGCCCGGCGGCCGGACCTACCTGATGGAGGACTTCCACTTCGCGGGCGGCCTGCCCGGCTTCCTCTCCCGCATCCCCGACCTGCTCCACCTGGACCGGCCGACCGTGTCGTACGACACCATGCGGGAGCAGCTCGCGGGCGCCCGGGTGCACAACGACGATGTCATCCGGCCCCGGGACAACCCGGTGGCGCGGGAGGGCGGGGTCGCCGTGCTGCGCGGCAACCTGTGCCCGGACGGCGCCGTCATCAAGCACATTTCCGCCGAACCGCACCTGCTCAAGCACACCGGCCCCGCGGTCGTCTTCGACGACTACCGGACCATGCAGCGCACCATCAACGACCCGGCGCTGGACATCACCGCCGACAGCGTGCTGGTGCTGCGCAACGCCGGCCCCAAGGGCGGCCCGGGCATGCCCGAGTACGGCATGCTGCCCATCCCCGACCACCTGCTCAAGCAGGGGGTGCGGGACATGGTGCGGATCTCCGACGCCCGGATGAGCGGCACGAGTTACGGCGCGTGCGTGCTGCACGTGGCGCCGGAGTCGTACATCGGCGGGCCGCTCGCGCTGGTGCGCACCGGGGACCTGATCACCCTGGACGTCGAGGCGCGCACCCTGCACCTGGACGTGGACGACGCGGAGCTGGACCGGCGCCGCGCCGAGTGGACCCCGCCGCCCACCCGCTACGAACGCGGCTACGGCGCGCTCTACAACGAGCAGATCACCCAGGCCGACACCGGCTGCGACTTCGAGTTCCTGGCCCGGCCGGGCAAGGTCGCGGACCCCTACGCGGGCTGA
- a CDS encoding dihydrodipicolinate synthase family protein: MTTTFETQRAALADVVAIPVTPFAADGSVDEGTHRALLRRLLDGGVRTLTPNGNTGEFYALTPEERQLVTEITIDEAGDRAVILVGVGHDVPTAVACARHAREHGAQMVMVHQPVHPYVSQSGWVDYHRAIAEAVPELGVVPYIRNAQLHGDRLAELADTCPNVIGVKYAVPDAARFAAFARDAGLDRFVWVAGLAEPYAPSYFSAGATGFTSGLVNVSPAVSMNMIEALRSGDYPAAMKVWEQIRRFEELRAANGSANNVTVVKEALASLGLCRREVRPPSRPLPEQERAEVAAIAAGWSI; this comes from the coding sequence ATGACAACGACGTTCGAGACCCAGCGGGCGGCCCTGGCCGACGTGGTCGCGATCCCGGTGACACCCTTCGCCGCGGACGGCTCCGTCGACGAGGGCACCCACCGGGCCCTGCTGCGTCGTCTGCTCGACGGTGGGGTCAGGACCCTCACCCCCAACGGCAACACCGGGGAGTTCTACGCCCTGACACCCGAGGAGCGGCAGCTCGTCACCGAGATCACCATCGACGAGGCCGGCGACCGCGCGGTGATCCTGGTCGGCGTCGGCCACGACGTGCCGACCGCCGTGGCCTGCGCCCGGCACGCCCGCGAGCACGGCGCCCAGATGGTGATGGTGCACCAGCCCGTCCACCCGTACGTCTCGCAGAGCGGCTGGGTCGACTACCACCGGGCGATCGCCGAGGCCGTGCCCGAGCTGGGCGTCGTCCCGTACATCCGCAACGCGCAGCTGCACGGCGACCGGCTCGCCGAACTGGCCGACACCTGCCCGAACGTCATCGGCGTCAAGTACGCCGTCCCGGACGCCGCCCGCTTCGCCGCCTTCGCCCGCGACGCCGGCCTGGACCGGTTCGTGTGGGTGGCCGGGCTCGCCGAGCCGTACGCCCCCTCCTACTTCTCCGCCGGCGCCACCGGCTTCACCTCGGGGCTGGTCAACGTCTCCCCGGCCGTCTCGATGAACATGATCGAAGCACTGCGGTCCGGTGACTACCCGGCGGCGATGAAGGTCTGGGAGCAGATCCGCCGCTTCGAGGAACTGCGCGCCGCCAACGGCTCCGCCAACAACGTCACCGTCGTCAAGGAGGCCCTGGCCTCGCTCGGCCTGTGCCGCCGCGAGGTGCGCCCGCCGAGCAGGCCGCTGCCGGAGCAGGAGCGGGCCGAGGTCGCCGCCATCGCCGCCGGGTGGTCGATATGA